Proteins from one Oncorhynchus masou masou isolate Uvic2021 chromosome 12, UVic_Omas_1.1, whole genome shotgun sequence genomic window:
- the pabpc1b gene encoding polyadenylate-binding protein 1b isoform X4 — translation MNPGAPTYPMASLYVGDLHQDVTEALLYEKFSPAGAILSIRVCRDMITRRSLGYAYVNFQQPADAERALDTMNFDVIKGRPVRIMWSQRDPSLRKSGVGNIFIKNLDKSIDNKALYDTFSAFGNILSCKVVCDENGSKGYGFVHFETQEAAERAIEKMNGMLLNDRKVFVGRFKSRKEREAELGARAKEFTNVYIKNFGEDMDDEKLREVFSKYAEYGSAMSI, via the exons ATGAACCCCGGTGCTCCTACTTACCCCATGGCATCCCTGTATGTCGGTGATCTTCATCAAGATGTGACCGAAGCTTTGCTATACGAAAAATTCAGCCCCGCCGGGGCCATCCTTTCCATCCGGGTCTGCAGGGATATGATCACCCGTCGTTCCCTCGGGTACGCCTATGTCAACTTCCAACAGCCAGCTGATG CTGAGAGGGCTCTAGACACCATGAACTTTGACGTGATCAAGGGTCGTCCTGTCCGCATCATGTGGTCTCAGCGTGACCCATCCCTGAGGAAGAGCGGGGTGGGCAACATCTTCATCAAGAACCTAGACAAATCTATTGACAACAAGGCCCTCTACGACACCTTTTCTGCCTTCGGCAACATCCTGTCCTGCAAG GTGGTTTGTGATGAGAATGGCTCAAAGGGCTATGGCTTTGTGCATTTTGAGACTCAGGAGGCTGCTGAAAGAGCCATTGAGAAAATGAACGGCATGCTGCTCAATGACAGGAAAGT GTTTGTGGGACGGTTCAAATCTCGCAAAGAACGTGAGGCTGAGCTTGGTGCCCGGGCCAAAGAGTTCACCAACGTTTACATCAAGAACTTTGGTGAAGATATGGATGATGAGAAACTGAGGGAGGTCTTCAGCAAGTATGCCGAGTATG GCAGTGCCATGAGTATCTGA
- the pabpc1b gene encoding polyadenylate-binding protein 1b isoform X1: MNPGAPTYPMASLYVGDLHQDVTEALLYEKFSPAGAILSIRVCRDMITRRSLGYAYVNFQQPADAERALDTMNFDVIKGRPVRIMWSQRDPSLRKSGVGNIFIKNLDKSIDNKALYDTFSAFGNILSCKVVCDENGSKGYGFVHFETQEAAERAIEKMNGMLLNDRKVFVGRFKSRKEREAELGARAKEFTNVYIKNFGEDMDDEKLREVFSKYAEYGSAMSIRVMTDDSGKSRGFGFVSFERHEDAQKAVDEMNGKELNGKLIYVGRAQKKVERQTELKRKFEQMKQDRMTRYQGVNLYVKNLDDGIDDERLRKEFSPFGTITSAKVMMEGGRSKGFGFVCFSSPEEATKAVTEMNGRIVATKPLYVALAQRKEERQAHLTNQYMQRMATVRPVPNPVLNPYQPAPPSGYFMAAIPQAHNRAAYYPANQIAQLRPSPRWATQGVRPQHFQNMPGSIRPSTPRQPSFSPMRPTNQVPRMMSTRSVGPQTMGPRAPSAPVSGVPVRGVPQYKYATGVRNPQNHINSQPQVTMQQPAVHVQGQDPLTASMLAAAPPQEQKQMLGERLFPCIQNMHPSLAGKITGMLLEIDNSELLHMLESPESLRSKVDEAVAVLQAHQAKELVQKTVPNSAGGPSV, from the exons ATGAACCCCGGTGCTCCTACTTACCCCATGGCATCCCTGTATGTCGGTGATCTTCATCAAGATGTGACCGAAGCTTTGCTATACGAAAAATTCAGCCCCGCCGGGGCCATCCTTTCCATCCGGGTCTGCAGGGATATGATCACCCGTCGTTCCCTCGGGTACGCCTATGTCAACTTCCAACAGCCAGCTGATG CTGAGAGGGCTCTAGACACCATGAACTTTGACGTGATCAAGGGTCGTCCTGTCCGCATCATGTGGTCTCAGCGTGACCCATCCCTGAGGAAGAGCGGGGTGGGCAACATCTTCATCAAGAACCTAGACAAATCTATTGACAACAAGGCCCTCTACGACACCTTTTCTGCCTTCGGCAACATCCTGTCCTGCAAG GTGGTTTGTGATGAGAATGGCTCAAAGGGCTATGGCTTTGTGCATTTTGAGACTCAGGAGGCTGCTGAAAGAGCCATTGAGAAAATGAACGGCATGCTGCTCAATGACAGGAAAGT GTTTGTGGGACGGTTCAAATCTCGCAAAGAACGTGAGGCTGAGCTTGGTGCCCGGGCCAAAGAGTTCACCAACGTTTACATCAAGAACTTTGGTGAAGATATGGATGATGAGAAACTGAGGGAGGTCTTCAGCAAGTATGCCGAGTATG GCAGTGCCATGAGTATCCGTGTCATGACTGATGACAGTGGCAAATCCAGAGGCTTTGGCTTTGTGAGCTTCGAGAGGCACGAGGACGCCCAAAAG GCTGTTGATGAGATGAATGGGAAGGAGCTGAATGGAAAGCTCATCTACGTGGGCCGCGCCCAGAAGAAGGTGGAGCGTCAGACGGAGCTGAAACGCAAGTTTGAACAGATGAAACAGGATCGCATGACGCGCTACCAG GGTGTCAATCTCTACGTGAAGAATCTTGACGATGGAATTGATGACGAGCGCCTGCGTAAAGAATTCTCCCCATTCGGCACCATCACCAGTGCCAAG GTGATGATGGAGGGTGGTCGCAGCAAGGGCTTCGGCTTTGTGTGCTTCTCCTCCCCGGAGGAGGCCACCAAGGCCGTGACAGAGATGAACGGGCGCATCGTGGCCACTAAGCCTCTGTACGTGGCGCTGGCTCAGAGGAAAGAGGAGCGCCAGGCTCACCTCACCAACCAGTACATGCAGAGGATGGCCACCGTCCGGCCTGTACCCAACCCAGTCCTCAACCCCTACCAGCCTGCCCCTCCTTCTGGATACTTCATGGCTGCCATCCCACAG GCTCATAACAGAGCTGCTTACTACCCTGCCAACCAGATAGCCCAGCTGAGACCCAGCCCTCGCTGGGCCACCCAGGGTGTGAGACCTCAAC ACTTCCAGAACATGCCAGGATCCATACGTCCTTCCACACCCAGACAGCCCAGCTTCAGCCCTATGAGGCCAACCAACCAGGTGCCTCGCATGATGTCCACGCGAAGCGTGG GCCCCCAGACTATGGGGCCCCGCGCCCCTTCGGCCCCAGTGAGTGGAGTCCCGGTGCGTGGCGTGCCTCAGTATAAGTACGCCACAGGAGTCCGCAACCCACAGAACCACATTAACTCACAGCCCCAAGTCACTATGCAGCAG CCTGCTGTCCATGTGCAGGGCCAGGACCCTCTGACGGCCTCCATGCTGGCCGCTGCACCACCTCAGGAACAGAAGCAGATGTTGG GTGAGCGCTTGTTCCCGTGCATCCAGAACATGCACCCCAGCCTGGCTGGGAAGATCACTGGCATGCTGCTGGAGATAGACAACTCTGAACTGCTTCACATGCTGGAGTCTCCCGAGTCTCTCCGCTCTAAG GTGGATGAGGCTGTGGCTGTGCTGCAGGCCCACCAGGCCAAGGAATTAGTCCAGAAGACTGTCCCCAACTCTGCTGGTGGGCCGAGTGTCTGA
- the pabpc1b gene encoding polyadenylate-binding protein 1b isoform X3, with protein sequence MNPGAPTYPMASLYVGDLHQDVTEALLYEKFSPAGAILSIRVCRDMITRRSLGYAYVNFQQPADAERALDTMNFDVIKGRPVRIMWSQRDPSLRKSGVGNIFIKNLDKSIDNKALYDTFSAFGNILSCKVVCDENGSKGYGFVHFETQEAAERAIEKMNGMLLNDRKVFVGRFKSRKEREAELGARAKEFTNVYIKNFGEDMDDEKLREVFSKYAEYDHTNAPHRVAAATLIWWSQRARPTWSSRSPVASGTADLRPTRQSSSQPMPPSSPSTSWH encoded by the exons ATGAACCCCGGTGCTCCTACTTACCCCATGGCATCCCTGTATGTCGGTGATCTTCATCAAGATGTGACCGAAGCTTTGCTATACGAAAAATTCAGCCCCGCCGGGGCCATCCTTTCCATCCGGGTCTGCAGGGATATGATCACCCGTCGTTCCCTCGGGTACGCCTATGTCAACTTCCAACAGCCAGCTGATG CTGAGAGGGCTCTAGACACCATGAACTTTGACGTGATCAAGGGTCGTCCTGTCCGCATCATGTGGTCTCAGCGTGACCCATCCCTGAGGAAGAGCGGGGTGGGCAACATCTTCATCAAGAACCTAGACAAATCTATTGACAACAAGGCCCTCTACGACACCTTTTCTGCCTTCGGCAACATCCTGTCCTGCAAG GTGGTTTGTGATGAGAATGGCTCAAAGGGCTATGGCTTTGTGCATTTTGAGACTCAGGAGGCTGCTGAAAGAGCCATTGAGAAAATGAACGGCATGCTGCTCAATGACAGGAAAGT GTTTGTGGGACGGTTCAAATCTCGCAAAGAACGTGAGGCTGAGCTTGGTGCCCGGGCCAAAGAGTTCACCAACGTTTACATCAAGAACTTTGGTGAAGATATGGATGATGAGAAACTGAGGGAGGTCTTCAGCAAGTATGCCGAGTATG accatacaaacgctccacaccgcgtggccgcggccaccctaatctggtggtcccagcgcgcacgacccacgtggagttccaggtctccggtagcctctggaactgccgatctgcggccaacaaggcagagttcatctcagcctatgcctccctccagtccctcgacttcttggcactga
- the pabpc1b gene encoding polyadenylate-binding protein 1b isoform X2, whose translation MNFDVIKGRPVRIMWSQRDPSLRKSGVGNIFIKNLDKSIDNKALYDTFSAFGNILSCKVVCDENGSKGYGFVHFETQEAAERAIEKMNGMLLNDRKVFVGRFKSRKEREAELGARAKEFTNVYIKNFGEDMDDEKLREVFSKYAEYGSAMSIRVMTDDSGKSRGFGFVSFERHEDAQKAVDEMNGKELNGKLIYVGRAQKKVERQTELKRKFEQMKQDRMTRYQGVNLYVKNLDDGIDDERLRKEFSPFGTITSAKVMMEGGRSKGFGFVCFSSPEEATKAVTEMNGRIVATKPLYVALAQRKEERQAHLTNQYMQRMATVRPVPNPVLNPYQPAPPSGYFMAAIPQAHNRAAYYPANQIAQLRPSPRWATQGVRPQHFQNMPGSIRPSTPRQPSFSPMRPTNQVPRMMSTRSVGPQTMGPRAPSAPVSGVPVRGVPQYKYATGVRNPQNHINSQPQVTMQQPAVHVQGQDPLTASMLAAAPPQEQKQMLGERLFPCIQNMHPSLAGKITGMLLEIDNSELLHMLESPESLRSKVDEAVAVLQAHQAKELVQKTVPNSAGGPSV comes from the exons ATGAACTTTGACGTGATCAAGGGTCGTCCTGTCCGCATCATGTGGTCTCAGCGTGACCCATCCCTGAGGAAGAGCGGGGTGGGCAACATCTTCATCAAGAACCTAGACAAATCTATTGACAACAAGGCCCTCTACGACACCTTTTCTGCCTTCGGCAACATCCTGTCCTGCAAG GTGGTTTGTGATGAGAATGGCTCAAAGGGCTATGGCTTTGTGCATTTTGAGACTCAGGAGGCTGCTGAAAGAGCCATTGAGAAAATGAACGGCATGCTGCTCAATGACAGGAAAGT GTTTGTGGGACGGTTCAAATCTCGCAAAGAACGTGAGGCTGAGCTTGGTGCCCGGGCCAAAGAGTTCACCAACGTTTACATCAAGAACTTTGGTGAAGATATGGATGATGAGAAACTGAGGGAGGTCTTCAGCAAGTATGCCGAGTATG GCAGTGCCATGAGTATCCGTGTCATGACTGATGACAGTGGCAAATCCAGAGGCTTTGGCTTTGTGAGCTTCGAGAGGCACGAGGACGCCCAAAAG GCTGTTGATGAGATGAATGGGAAGGAGCTGAATGGAAAGCTCATCTACGTGGGCCGCGCCCAGAAGAAGGTGGAGCGTCAGACGGAGCTGAAACGCAAGTTTGAACAGATGAAACAGGATCGCATGACGCGCTACCAG GGTGTCAATCTCTACGTGAAGAATCTTGACGATGGAATTGATGACGAGCGCCTGCGTAAAGAATTCTCCCCATTCGGCACCATCACCAGTGCCAAG GTGATGATGGAGGGTGGTCGCAGCAAGGGCTTCGGCTTTGTGTGCTTCTCCTCCCCGGAGGAGGCCACCAAGGCCGTGACAGAGATGAACGGGCGCATCGTGGCCACTAAGCCTCTGTACGTGGCGCTGGCTCAGAGGAAAGAGGAGCGCCAGGCTCACCTCACCAACCAGTACATGCAGAGGATGGCCACCGTCCGGCCTGTACCCAACCCAGTCCTCAACCCCTACCAGCCTGCCCCTCCTTCTGGATACTTCATGGCTGCCATCCCACAG GCTCATAACAGAGCTGCTTACTACCCTGCCAACCAGATAGCCCAGCTGAGACCCAGCCCTCGCTGGGCCACCCAGGGTGTGAGACCTCAAC ACTTCCAGAACATGCCAGGATCCATACGTCCTTCCACACCCAGACAGCCCAGCTTCAGCCCTATGAGGCCAACCAACCAGGTGCCTCGCATGATGTCCACGCGAAGCGTGG GCCCCCAGACTATGGGGCCCCGCGCCCCTTCGGCCCCAGTGAGTGGAGTCCCGGTGCGTGGCGTGCCTCAGTATAAGTACGCCACAGGAGTCCGCAACCCACAGAACCACATTAACTCACAGCCCCAAGTCACTATGCAGCAG CCTGCTGTCCATGTGCAGGGCCAGGACCCTCTGACGGCCTCCATGCTGGCCGCTGCACCACCTCAGGAACAGAAGCAGATGTTGG GTGAGCGCTTGTTCCCGTGCATCCAGAACATGCACCCCAGCCTGGCTGGGAAGATCACTGGCATGCTGCTGGAGATAGACAACTCTGAACTGCTTCACATGCTGGAGTCTCCCGAGTCTCTCCGCTCTAAG GTGGATGAGGCTGTGGCTGTGCTGCAGGCCCACCAGGCCAAGGAATTAGTCCAGAAGACTGTCCCCAACTCTGCTGGTGGGCCGAGTGTCTGA